A stretch of the Clostridium fungisolvens genome encodes the following:
- a CDS encoding DUF554 domain-containing protein has protein sequence MLGTLVNFGAIVIGGILGLLLKGGIPERLSKTIMNGLALCVLYIGISGTLKGDNPLLIIISIAVGALIGELIDIDNLLSKFGEFIEEKFNKMTKNSPIAEGFVTSSLLFCVGAMAIVGSLQSGLEGNHTVLFNKSILDGISSIVFASSLGIGVIFSAFAVLIYQGAITLLATLIQGILTTTVINSMTAVGSLLIIGLSFNMLGITKIKVANLLPAIIIPMIYSFFA, from the coding sequence TTGTTAGGTACTTTAGTAAACTTTGGGGCTATTGTTATTGGAGGCATATTGGGATTACTTCTAAAAGGAGGAATACCCGAACGATTAAGCAAAACTATTATGAACGGTCTTGCTTTGTGTGTTTTGTATATAGGTATATCTGGTACCTTAAAAGGAGATAATCCACTATTAATAATTATTTCAATTGCAGTAGGAGCATTAATTGGTGAGCTCATTGATATTGATAACTTACTAAGCAAATTTGGAGAATTCATTGAAGAAAAATTTAATAAAATGACAAAGAACTCCCCTATTGCTGAAGGATTTGTCACTTCATCATTATTATTTTGCGTTGGAGCTATGGCAATAGTTGGTTCCCTCCAAAGTGGTCTTGAGGGAAATCATACTGTACTATTTAACAAATCCATTCTAGATGGTATTTCATCAATAGTTTTTGCTTCATCACTTGGTATTGGCGTTATATTCTCTGCCTTTGCAGTACTAATATATCAAGGAGCTATAACACTACTTGCTACGCTGATTCAAGGAATCTTAACAACTACAGTAATAAACAGCATGACAGCAGTAGGAAGCTTGCTTATTATTGGTTTAAGCTTTAATATGCTAGGTATTACTAAAATTAAGGTAGCGAACCTACTTCCTGCCATAATAATACCTATGATATATTCCTTTTTTGCATAG